One Choloepus didactylus isolate mChoDid1 chromosome 8, mChoDid1.pri, whole genome shotgun sequence DNA window includes the following coding sequences:
- the LOC119542700 gene encoding LOW QUALITY PROTEIN: olfactory receptor 6C2-like (The sequence of the model RefSeq protein was modified relative to this genomic sequence to represent the inferred CDS: inserted 2 bases in 2 codons) — protein sequence ITTFILLGLTDDLQLQVLIFIFLLLTYMLSVTGNLTIITLTFVDSHLKTPMYLFLQNFTFLEISLTSPCVPRYLYNIAMGDKVITYNACAIQVFXTDLFGASEFXLLAAMSYDCCVAICKPLHYMTKRVCSSLTICCWSAGLCIIIPPLSLSLKLEFCDSNIIDHFACDAFPLVKIAHSDTWFIEQTVIICAILTLNMTLTCVVLLYAYIIRTIFRFLSVQQRKKAFSTCSSHVIVVSISYGTCIFIYMNPTAKEEVTINKVGSLLFSSISPTLNPFIYTLRNNQVKKAFKDSIKRIALFSVSKLYGI from the exons AGGACTGACAGATGACCTTCAGCTCCAGgttctgatttttatatttctacttcTCACCTACATGTTAAGTGTAACTGGGAACCTGACCATCATCACACTTACCTTTGTAGATTCCCATCTTAAAACACCCATGTACCTTTTCTTACAAAATTTCACCTTCTTAGAAATCTCCTTGACATCCCCATGTGTTCCTAGGTACTTATATAACATAGCTATGGGTGACAAGGTCATCACCTACAATGCTTGTGCCATCCAAGTGT TTACTGACCTCTTTGGAGCATCAGAAT TGCTCCTTGCTGCCATGTCCTATGACTGCTGTGTGGCCATCTGCAAACCCCTGCATTACATGACCAAAAGAGTCTGCAGCAGTCTCACCATCTGTTGTTGGTCAGCTGGTTTGTGTATAATAATCCCACCACTTAGCCTCAGTTTAAAACTGGAATTTTGTGACTCTAACATCATTGATCATTTTGCCTGTGATGCATTTCCCCTAGTGAAAATCGCACACTCAGACACATGGTTCATAGAGCAGACAGTTATAATCTGCGCAATACTGACCCTGAATATGACTCTTACTTGTGTAGTTCTTTTATATGCTTACATCATCAGGACAATTTTTCGATTCCTGTCTGTCCAGCAAAGGAAGAAGGCCTTTTCAACCTGTTCTTCCCACGTGATTGTGGTTTCCATCAGTTATGGCACCTGCATTTTCATCTACATGAATCCTACAGCAAAGGAAGAAGTGACCATTAACAAAGTGGGTTCACTgctcttttcttctatttcacCTACATTGAACCCCTTTATTTATACCTTGAGAAACAATCAAGTTAAGAAAGCCTTCAAAGATTCAATTAAAAGAATAGCATTGTTCTCAGTAAGTAAATTATATGGCATATAA